The region GGTTGAGGGCCTAGTGGGGTAACTCCCGTGCAGGTTCGATTCCTGTCCTGGGCACTTGATGAAACCTGAAGTTCGATTTGCAGAAGTCCGGCTGACTCGATGAGTGAGCCGGACTTCTGCTTTTTATGCCATGGCGTCGTGAGGATTTCTCAAGCTGCTCACGCCAGTATTGATGGTGAGGTTTTCTCCAAAAGGTGGCAGTTAGCGAATCTCGAACACCCCGGCACTATTCGCCATCAGGGCGATTGAGAATACAAAATCTATGGTTCCGGAATCTTCATGAAGATTGGCCACCATCGCTTTTCCCGACCAAACCGTGGCCCGCTGAGTGGTCTTCTGCTCCAATCCAAGGGACAATCTCAAACTTGAACCTGATAAGACGTTTGTCGTTTTCTCCTGGCGATGTCTGACCAACCCGAACATTACAGCGATTAAGGATCACGGCTCATGACGGAAACTCGCATCGAAACAGATTCCATGGGTGAAGTTCATGTCCCTGCCAAAGCCTACTACAGTGCTCAGACTCAGCGGGCGATTGAGAACTTCCCTGTTTCTGGCTGGACGTTGCACCCGGAACTGATTCGAGCCATGGGCTGGGTCAAGTATGCCTGTGGCGTGGCCAATCGAGATCTTGGCAAGCTCACTCACTCGGGAAAGAACAAGCTGACCGACCAGCAAGTGCAGTTCATGCTCGATGCGGCACTGGAAGTGGCCCATGGGAAATGGGATGGCGAGTTCCCGATTGATGTCTTCCAGACAGGTTCTGGAACTTCGAGTAATATGAACGTCAATGAGGTCATTTCCAACCGCGCCATTGAGCTGGCTGGTGGCGATCGATTTGAGGCGAAAAAGCCAATTCACCCCAATGATCACGTCAATATGGGGCAGTCGACGAATTGCACCTTCCCGACGGCCATCCATGTGGCTGTGGCTCATTCGATCAAAACTCAACTGATTCCTGCGCTGAAGAATCTGGCGAATACGCTCGCTGAGAAGGCCAAGGCCTGGGATAAAGTTCTGAAAATTGGCCGCACACATCTGGCGGATGCGACACCGATTCGGCTGGGTCAGGAATTCAGTGGTTTTGCCCGCCAGCTTGAGCTTTCCGTTCAGAGGGCTCAGCAGGCTATGGCAGCCGTGATGGAACTTCCGGTGGGTGGTACTGCTGTCGGAACGGGAATCAACACACACCCTGAGTTCAGCAGTCGAGTCTGTGCCGTTTTGGCCAAAGAGCTGGGTATTCCCTTTATCGAAGCTGTGAACCATTTTGAGGCCAATGCCCAGCGCGATGGTTTGGTTGAGTGTCATGGCCATTTGCGGGCGATTGCCGTCACGCTCTTCAATGTCGCCAACAATATTCGCTGGCTCGGTTCGGGCCCACGGTGCGGTTTTTATGAAGTGATCCTGGCTGATCTTCAGCCGGGAAGCTCGATCATGCCCGGGAAGGTGAACCCGGTCATGTGTGAGAGCCTGATGCAGGTGGCGGCCCTGGTGATGGGAAATGACCAGACGGTGGCAATCAGTGGTGCCACAGGTGGAAACTTCCAATTGAATATTATGATGCCGGTGATGGGGCAGACGACGGTCGGGAGTGTGGTGGTGATGGCTGGCGGTGTCAAAGCCTTTGATGATCTCTGCGCCAAACTGATGGAGGCCAATCCTGAAGCTTGCGAAGCCTCCATCGAAAAAAGTCTCGCCATGGTCACCAGCCTTAATCCATACATTGGCTACGAGAAGGCGGCACAACTGGCGAAAGAAGCCTTTAAAACCGGAAAAACCATTCGGCAATTGTGCCTCGAACAGAAGATTCTTTCCGAGGAACAACTCACTGAGGCTCTCGACCCTTACAGCATGACTGAGCCTCATGCCTGATCTCGAACTCGATTGATACGTCGAACTCAACAAATGCGGCCCGATCATACCTGATCAGGCCGCATTTGTGTTTGCGTCAACATGGAAGTTCAAACCGAGATCCTTATGCCGCCATGGCAGAGAGCATCTCTTCCGCGACAGCATGGATGTGTTCGGCCGTCAGGCGGGCGAGGTTTTCTGAGTAACCGACCAGCAGTGCGAAATCACACAAGCGGTTGATTCTGCGAGGAACTCCTGCCGAGAGGAGATGAATGGCCTGCAGGGCATCGGTAGAGAACACGTTCGCGCGACACCCGGCGGCAGCCATCCGTCCGGTGACGTACTGGGTCGTTTCTTCCAGCGAGAGTGGTAAGAGCAGGCATTTGAAGGCCATCCGCTCGTCCAGTGGTCTCATCCGTTTGATCGCGCTGACCAGTTCGAGCTGGCCGGCAAAAATTGTGACGAGTTCCATCTTCCCCGGCTGAGAAAAATTCATCAGCGACTGAATCACTCCAAAGACTCGCCGGTCTTCGATCAACTGGGCGTCATCAAAGAGAAGAATCGTTTTGGTGCCTGCGGCTGTCAGAGATGTCAGGTGCTG is a window of Planctopirus limnophila DSM 3776 DNA encoding:
- a CDS encoding class II fumarate hydratase; translated protein: MTETRIETDSMGEVHVPAKAYYSAQTQRAIENFPVSGWTLHPELIRAMGWVKYACGVANRDLGKLTHSGKNKLTDQQVQFMLDAALEVAHGKWDGEFPIDVFQTGSGTSSNMNVNEVISNRAIELAGGDRFEAKKPIHPNDHVNMGQSTNCTFPTAIHVAVAHSIKTQLIPALKNLANTLAEKAKAWDKVLKIGRTHLADATPIRLGQEFSGFARQLELSVQRAQQAMAAVMELPVGGTAVGTGINTHPEFSSRVCAVLAKELGIPFIEAVNHFEANAQRDGLVECHGHLRAIAVTLFNVANNIRWLGSGPRCGFYEVILADLQPGSSIMPGKVNPVMCESLMQVAALVMGNDQTVAISGATGGNFQLNIMMPVMGQTTVGSVVVMAGGVKAFDDLCAKLMEANPEACEASIEKSLAMVTSLNPYIGYEKAAQLAKEAFKTGKTIRQLCLEQKILSEEQLTEALDPYSMTEPHA
- a CDS encoding ExeA family protein, which encodes MYESHWGLTRPPFGGELPTSGFLGSRSHQAALLKLRYLIETSKGAGLLAGQPGLGKTTVLEMLSRELQADENSKNSESGTARYRFVPVLFPQLTPSELLGYIASKLVHASTGDHRPGTADSSLQVIEQHLTSLTAAGTKTILLFDDAQLIEDRRVFGVIQSLMNFSQPGKMELVTIFAGQLELVSAIKRMRPLDERMAFKCLLLPLSLEETTQYVTGRMAAAGCRANVFSTDALQAIHLLSAGVPRRINRLCDFALLVGYSENLARLTAEHIHAVAEEMLSAMAA